The Hymenobacter oligotrophus genome has a window encoding:
- a CDS encoding J domain-containing protein: protein MPLPEFEEFDARHTPKTQREVGRHGQTPEPTGTPAQQAFRQAVQDVENLRNQVQELEQAQREAKNKYWRQVGPLADAVVAARRSLFEPLEAALTTGYFSRLEEQRIEELLLRNALTLQNRFGEDVAELIRRYAPQQRPAEPRSAKADDKHAAASDTWHEHAEHHAHQRGKRKSKQEREQEAAARALAADQKRLQAGTKAVYRQLARANHPDLERDPELARQKTERMQRITRAYEADDLYALLQLLAEHRQGDSDAESDELLMRYTRALQQQQTELKLRLQQLKFGDRNAFMGTGKKQEAELRQVKRSLRGEAEYLDLVQKAVQDPENLRQLLRELDEAGHEEI from the coding sequence ATGCCCCTACCCGAGTTTGAAGAGTTTGATGCCCGCCACACGCCCAAAACCCAGCGCGAGGTAGGCCGGCACGGCCAAACCCCCGAACCCACCGGCACCCCGGCGCAGCAGGCCTTTCGGCAAGCAGTACAGGACGTAGAAAACCTGCGCAACCAGGTGCAGGAGCTGGAGCAAGCCCAGCGCGAAGCCAAAAACAAGTACTGGCGCCAGGTAGGCCCGCTGGCCGATGCCGTGGTAGCCGCCCGCCGTTCGTTGTTTGAACCGCTGGAAGCCGCGCTTACCACCGGCTACTTCAGCCGCCTGGAAGAGCAGCGCATCGAAGAGCTGCTGCTGCGCAATGCGCTTACATTGCAGAACCGTTTCGGCGAAGACGTAGCCGAGCTCATCCGCCGTTACGCCCCGCAGCAACGCCCAGCCGAGCCTAGGTCGGCTAAGGCCGACGACAAACATGCAGCTGCTTCGGATACCTGGCACGAGCACGCCGAGCACCACGCGCACCAGCGCGGCAAGCGCAAATCAAAGCAGGAACGCGAGCAGGAAGCCGCCGCCCGAGCACTCGCGGCCGACCAGAAGCGCCTGCAAGCCGGTACCAAAGCCGTGTACCGCCAACTGGCCCGCGCCAACCACCCCGACCTGGAGCGCGACCCAGAGCTGGCCCGCCAGAAAACCGAACGCATGCAGCGCATCACCCGCGCCTACGAAGCCGACGACCTCTACGCCCTGCTGCAACTACTGGCCGAGCACCGCCAAGGCGACTCCGACGCCGAATCCGATGAGCTGCTGATGCGCTACACCCGGGCGCTGCAGCAACAGCAAACGGAGCTGAAGCTGCGCCTGCAACAACTGAAATTCGGCGACCGGAACGCCTTTATGGGTACCGGCAAAAAACAGGAAGCCGAGTTGCGGCAAGTGAAGCGCAGCCTACGCGGCGAAGCTGAGTACCTGGACTTAGTGCAGAAAGCCGTGCAAGACCCGGAGAACCTGCGGCAGTTGCTGCGGGAGCTGGATGAAGCCGGCCACGAGGAGATTTAG